A region from the Pelobates fuscus isolate aPelFus1 chromosome 3, aPelFus1.pri, whole genome shotgun sequence genome encodes:
- the LOC134603303 gene encoding beta-1,3-galactosyl-O-glycosyl-glycoprotein beta-1,6-N-acetylglucosaminyltransferase 3-like — MNRCDSKRSSYRYLQKLFLGSLLIFSGTFLVRYVSNQCSLIDIQSEVDSAKSQQCKHEMYSFIHLKRETEGKVNCSKIIKGDQNSIDQALIFNLARKKDAARLDELSYLNLTKDCTQFKILRRYVAFPTSSEEKDFPIAYSMVVHDQIGMFERLLRAVYAPQNVYCVHVDAKAPDNFKEAVRSIANCFDNVFVASKLEKVVYASWSRVQADLNCMEDLLQSKVQWRYLLNTCGTDFPLKTNAEMVKVLKVLNGKNNMESETPSSYKQNRWKFHHEVKDYVSQTKVLKSPPPIDTPMFSGNAYFVVSREFVKYIFEEPKVQKLMNWSRDTYSPDEHLWATLNRMPGVPGSSLPNSKYALSDMNALPRMVKWVYNEGDIHKGNAYPKCEGVHRRAVCVYGTGDLNWLMQQHHLFANKFDPEVDDVAIQCIEEYLRYKTIYKKDL; from the coding sequence ATGAACAGGTGTGACTCTAAGAGATCAAGTTATCGATACCTGCAAAAGCTTTTTCTGGGCTCCCTGCTAATATTCTCTGGGACTTTCTTGGTGAGATACGTGTCCAACCAATGTTCTCTGATAGACATTCAAAGCGAGGTGGACAGCGCCAAAAGTCAACAGTGCAAGCATGAGATGTATTCTTTCATTCACCTAAAACGAGAAACTGAAGGTAAGGTGAACTGCTCCAAAATTATTAAAGGAGATCAGAATTCTATAGACCAAGCTCTAATATTTAATTTGGCTAGAAAGAAAGATGCAGCTCGTTTAGATGAACTAAGCTATTTGAATTTGACCAAAGACTGTACACAATTCAAGATCTTGAGAAGATATGTCGCTTTTCCAACAAGTAGTGAAGAAAAAGATTTCCCCATTGCATATTCCATGGTGGTCCATGATCAGATTGGGATGTTTGAACGTCTCCTGAGAGCCGTTTATGCTCCTCAGAATGTTTACTGTGTCCATGTGGACGCCAAGGCTCCCGATAATTTCAAAGAAGCAGTGAGATCCATCGCGAATTGCTTTGATAACGTGTTTGTGGCTTCCAAGCTGGAGAAGGTGGTCTACGCATCTTGGTCCAGAGTTCAAGCTGACCTCAACTGTATGGAGGATCTTCTCCAGAGCAAGGTTCAGTGGAGGTATCTCCTAAACACCTGTGGCACTGACTTCCCACTCAAGACCAATGCCGAGATGGTTAAAGTACTCAAGGTTCTAAACGGGAAAAACAATATGGAATCTGAGACCCCTTCAAGTTATAAACAGAACAGGTGGAAGTTTCACCACGAAGTGAAAGATTATGTATCTCAGACCAAGGTTCTGAAGTCACCTCCACCCATTGACACGCCAATGTTTTCAGGTAACGCTTATTTTGTGGTCTCCAGAGAATTTGTGAAATACATTTTCGAAGAACCAAAAGTTCAAAAGTTAATGAACTGGAGCAGAGACACTTACAGTCCCGATGAACATCTGTGGGCTACCCTGAATAGAATGCCAGGTGTTCCAGGATCTTCCCTTCCTAATTCTAAGTATGCATTATCTGACATGAATGCTTTGCCTAGGATGGTGAAATGGGTGTACAACGAAGGGGACATACATAAAGGAAACGCATACCCCAAATGTGAAGGTGTTCACAGAagagctgtatgtgtgtatggaactGGAGATCTCAACTGGTTAATGCAACAACATCACTTGTTTGCTAACAAATTTGACCCCGAAGTAGACGATGTTGCCATCCAATGCATAGAAGAATATTTAAGATACAAAACTATTTATAAAAAAGACCTCTGA